One Phocoena phocoena chromosome 5, mPhoPho1.1, whole genome shotgun sequence genomic region harbors:
- the LOC136123162 gene encoding alpha-S2-casein-like translates to MKFFLFTCLLAVALAKHEMEHVSSSEESINMSQEKYKQGKNMVLHPSKENICSTFCEEPAEVPREKVKVTVEDKQYLKQLSKISQFYQKFPQYIQALYQGPTLMYPWVQVKRSAEPFIPTVKIRESEVTCPSSKQQLSTSEENSKKTVDMESTEVLTKKTTLTEEGKNRLNFLDKINQYYQKLTWPQYLKTISQYQKTMKPWNHVKTNVVPYLDYSGNPDSPYPVNPTLNIPYPIPDSDFTPPVYLTRNKFPNYPGNPDRDAGILCLVNFSYLGLPGHPGPSPSLSPGNNPGRITGGEISES, encoded by the exons gAGATGGAACATGTCTCCTCCAGTGAG gAATCTATCAACATGTCCCAGGAA AAATATAAGCAGGGAAAGAATATGGTCCTTCATCCCAGCAAG gagaacATTTGTTCCACATTCTGTGAG GAACCTGCTGAAGTTCCCAGGGAG aAAGTTAAGGTTACTGTGGAAGATAAGCAATACCTGAAACAACTG agCAAAATAAGTCAGTTTTATCAGAAGTTCCCCCAATATATCCAGGCTCTATATCAAGGTCCAACTCTTATGTACCCATGGGTTCAAGTTAAGAGAAGTGCTGAGCCCTTTATTCCCACTGTG AAAATACGAgaaagtgaagtaacttgcccaagttccaA ACAGCAGCTCTCTACCAGTGAG gaaaattcaaAGAAGACTGTTGATATG GAATCAACCGAAGTACTCACTAAG aAAACTACATTGACTGAAGAAGGAAAGAATCGCCTAAATTTTCTG gacAAAATCAACCAATATTATCAGAAATTAACCTGGCCCCAGTATCTCAAGACTATTTCTCAGTATCAGAAAACTATGAAGCCATGGAATCACGTTAAGACAAATGTTGTCCCCTATCTG GATTACAGCGGCAATCCTGACAGTCCTTACCCAGTTAACCCAACTCTGAATATTCCTTATCCCATACCAGACAGTGATTTCACTCCTCCTGTCTATCTTACAAGGAATAAGTTCCCCAATTACCCTGGGAATCCTGACCGTGATGCCGGG ATTCTCTGCCTTGTGAATTTCAGCTATCTTGGTCTTCCTGGGCACCCAGGTCCATCTCCTTCACTAAGTCCTGGAAACAATCCAGGCA gaATAACTGGTGGAGAAATCAGTGAAAGctag